GTGGgtcccagcagtgcctgtggGGTACCCAGAACCCCCAGATCCCTCAGCACTCCCggagcaggggagcagccctgccGATCCCAGATCCCAACTCTGTTTTCCAAAGTCAGGACATgaagccttttaaaaaaatctcctctCGGAGCTCCTGCATTCCTGGGTGGAGAGTTTACATTCCCCCCGTCCCCCGTGATCTGCGCTTCGTCTCCGGAAAACAAAGCGGCCTTGGGGGGGAGCTGCTTTTTGGGGAGCGGGACCTTCCAGCCAGAGCCAGGACCCCGAGGGCAGCGCCCCAAAGCTGAAGCAGCCTGAGCCAGGGCTGGATATGGCCCAGGACCCCCATGGCAATGGGGACCCCCTGAAGTGGAACCCTTGGGGCGGGCGTTGAGGGGTGCAGGGGGGTCCCCTGATGCCTTGGCCGAAGCTCATTCTGCCCATGCCACCACCAGAACAGACAGCAGGAATCACCCTGCCTGAATTCCCATTTCCAGAGGCTCCCAAGGCAGGGGGTGGTGGGGTagcagtgggtgctggggtgtcctgggggtgctgtgggtACCAAGGGTGTGCTGGGGGGGTCCCAACCAGCCCAGCCCGACCCTCAAACCGCTTCTCCAAACcacagaggagggggaaaagaagcCCTGGATAAGTTTCTCCCCCTCTTCTCTCCCCCTTCCAAGTCATCGCTGGAAAATTAAACCGGATCCAAAgagtttttcctttccaaaatgtGCTGGAGAGGCGCTGCCTTAACCCCTTCGGCTCCCACCTCGCCCTCATCACAGGATTGGGATTTTTAAGGGGGCTTGGGGATTTTCCTGGGCTTTGCTGGGAGAAGAGGAATGGTGCAATGTCCTGGCAATCCCTCTTTGTGCtccaggatccccaaatcccctggaATGAGGGAGACAAGAAGCGCTGAGGCTCCCCGGGGCCGGTTTTGGGGCACCCCTGTGGCCAGCGCTTTGCAGCCAGGTCTCCCTCTCCATTTtgggaagaatattttttttcattccaattAAATGCAGCTGATTAAATCCATCCTTCCACCCCCCTCCCTGTTCTGAGCTTGTCCCCCTCCAGCTGAAACTCCCCTACATCCCCCCTCCAGCATCCCCCAAATCCCGACAGATCAAACTGGAGTCGGGACCTGCTTCTCTCTGGAGCCTCCGGATCGGGGGCCCATCCCAGCCAAACCCCTAATCCCAGAGAAAATGTGAGCTATTTCCTCCcggtggggcaggagggggggacaggagaggtCCCCCTCCCACTGCAGACtgaaaattcctcattttttgggttaaaaatctcttttttcccttttcaaagcACTTTGTTCCAGCTGGAGGGAGGCACTGGTTCATCCCCATGGGGTGGTGGAATTGGGGAGCCCGGCAGAATCCATGGGGACCCCTACAATTTaattattgggatttttgggggtaaAGAAAAAGCCCTTGGGAATagtctggaattttttttgactCGTTTGTATTTGTGAAGGATTGTTCAaaaagggatttgggaggaaaagTCATCGGCCAAGTGGGGGGGCCCAGGGAGAGCCCCGgggggggcagccccagcccagggtcTCATGGGAGCAAAGGGGTGGGGAAGAAAAAATCCACTTTCTTGGGGAGTTTCAAAAGGAGAGTGAGAAAAATGGGCTTtgttattgggatttttttcctttttcacccttttttccaggggccagcagagcagcagctggggggaGCCAGGACGGAGCGGGAAGGGGGAGCAGGGGGCTGAGGGTCCTCTCCCAGGCTTGAAagtggtttttccctttttcttctcttttttctccctttttccacatctttctcttttttcccaatcctttttctctcattttttttatctcatttttctctttcccccctcttttttatctttttctcttttctgtccttctcctgttttttctccctttcctttttttctcctttttctcatttttcttcccttttcttcttttttccacccttttctgttttcttccctttctcctgttttcctcgcctttctcctttttttcctccctttcctcctttttctctcattttcccatttttttccttgttcttctcctttttccacCCTTTGCTGCTCATTTTTCCCTCgcctcctcttttccttcctttcctttttttccttcctttcccccttttttccgcccttttccactgttttctcccttttcctcccctcttcCCCCTTCCGTTTTCTCCtatttctccctccctctccccctattttctccctctctttccacatttttaaatagaaatatgtAATTAAATTTACAAATGCTATTTACAggtttaattacaaaaaaaaaaaaaaaaaaaaaattgaaagagaaagagagataCCCCTTAGACGTTaataaatctaaaaataaaaaatatataataactcctcctcccccaccccccaaaaaatatttcaggccGAAGGGCGGCGGGGCCAGGGGGGTCACACCGTGGTCTCGCCCTGCTTGCTGTTGGTGAGCCGAGTGTAGAACTTCCTCCAGGAGTGCAGGGTTTTGCCAGACCATATCCAGAAGCCGGAGGTGATGCCCACGATCAGAGTCATGAGATACTTGATCATGTAGACGGTGAAGTCGGGGGTCATGCGGGGGGTGAAGTGGAGCGGGCAGGGGATGGCCAAGCTCTTGCAGTTCTGGCTGATCCAGCTGCGCTCCCAATGCTCACGGAACGCCTGCTCGTAGAAGTAGCAGGCGATGACGATGGTGGCCGGGACGGTGTAGAGGACGCTGAAGACCCCGATGCGAACCATGAGCCGCTCCAGCTTCTCCGTCTTGGTGCCGCCGTGCTTCATGATAGTGCGGATGCGGAACAGGGAGACGAAGCCGGCCAGGAGGAAGGAGGTGCCGATGAAGAGGTAGACGAAGAGTGGGGCCAGCACGAAGCCCCGTAGAGGGTCGATGTTGTTGAGGCCCACAAAGCAGACACCGCTCAGCAGGTCCCCGTCGATCTGCCCCATGGCCAGGATGGTGATGGTCTTGAcggctggcactgcccaggcgGCCAAGTGGAAGTACTGGGAGTTGGCCTCAATGGCCTCGTGGCCCCACTTCATGCCAGCAGCCAGGAACCAGGTGAGGGACAGGATGACCCACCAGATGGAGCTGGCCATGCTGAAGAAGTAGAGCATCATGAAGAGGATGGTGCAGCCCTCCTTCTTGGTGCCCTGCACCACGGTGCGGTAGCCGTCCTCCTGGAAGCGCTCGTTGCAGACCACCCTCTCCTCCAGCACGAAGCCGGCGATGTAGGCCACCGACACCATGGTGTAACACCCTGAGAGGAAGATGATGGGTCGCTCGGGGTAGCGGAAGCGCTGCATGTCCACCAGGTAGGTGGTGACGGTGAAGAAGGTGGAGGCACAGCACAGGACGGACCAGATGAGGATCCAGATGCGGGCGAAGCGGATCTCATCCTCATTGAAGAACATGTGTCCGTCAGGACGGGTGGGCTCGCAGGGCGCTGCGCAGTCCTTCTCCCCCAGGAACTTGTAGTTGAGGTAGCTGGGCACCTTCAGTGCCCGTGGGCAgtggaaagggtggtcaaggGTGGCATAGCGGGGGGCACCAGGGGTGCCCTGGCCTGCCAGCGGCGTGGCACTggtgagcagtgctggggagccGCCGTCCTCCGAGTGGTTCTGCCCCACACAGATCTGCTCAGCACCGTGCCGGGGAAAGTTCTCGCATCGCAACCGCTCCGGCCACTGGAACCCAAACTTGTTCATGAGGGCCTCGCAGCCCTGGCGCGCCCGCTCGCAGATGGAGCGGCACGGTGGGATGGCCTGCTCCAGCACCGTGCACACCGGCGCGTACATGGAGCACAGGAAGAACTTCAGCTCCAGCGAGCACTGCACCTTCACCAGAGGGTAGAACTGGTGGACCTCCAGCCCCGCGTCCTCCTGGTTGGTGTGACCCAGCAGGTTGGGCATGATGGTCTGGTTGTAGGCGATGTCGGTGCAGAGCGGGATGGAGATGGGCTGGCAGAAGCCGTGGTCAGGGATGGAGATGCCCTTCTCGCCGTGCAGCTGGGCCCGGCTCGGCACCGGCACgctcagccctgccagcagccaggccagggcgGGCAGCACGCCGGGGGGGCCCATGGTGCCCCGAGCCGTGCACCCCGATTTACCGTGCCCGGTGCCCGGCCGGACAGCCAGTCCTCCCGTCCGTGTCTGCCGTGCCCGGTGCTGCCTGGACGACTCCCGGTGACTGGAGACACTCGGGTCCCGCCTGGATGACTCCCGGTGGCCTGATCTGCCGTGGCCGGTGCTGCCTCGACGGCTCGCAGGGATCAACTCTGCCGTGCCTGGCGCTGCCTGGACGATCCCCGGTGTCTGGATACTTTCAGGTCCCGCCTGGACTGCTCCCGCTGCCCACCTACCCCGTGCCCGGCGGGACGGCTCCCGGTGTCCCGATGTACCGTGCGTGGCGGGACGGCTCCCGGTGCTCGGACGTGGCGCTCCCGGTGCTCCGCGGCGCTTCTCCCCCTGCCCGAACTTGGAGCTCCTACAGCTCCCGGTGCCGGATCCCGGAGCCGCGGGCGGGCGGTGGTGCCGGGAGGGTGGCGGgaggagggtcctggggggtgcCGGAGGGGTGCCGGGGGGGTGCCGAGGTCCCGGGGCGCGGGGAGCCGAGCGGCCGCACCGGACGCTCCCGCCGCCTTTGTGCGGGGCAGCGCCGCGTCCCCGCCGGGCGGGGTCAGCGCCCCTCGCCCCGCCCCCCCGcgggcccgccccgcccgcTCAGCCAATCACATTCAAACGGCGCGGATGCCACGCCCACTCCTGCCATGGCCACGCCCATCTGGCCACGCCCCCGTCCCGGGGTCACCGcccgcccccccccccaaactTTTTCCGAGTGGCGCAAACTCCCCCCGCGGGTGGGGtcgggccggggccgcggggaAACGGCCCTCCCGTGTCCCCAAACCGCACTGTGGCCTCtgccccccgtgtcccctgtgcccccctgTCCCCTTGGTCCCCGCTCTGTGTGCCCCgctgtcctgtgtcccccagtgtcacctaCTTCTACCCCGTGTCTCCTGACACCCCCCGTGTTCACTGCACCTCTGTCCTGTGCCCCTGCCCCCCGTGCCCCCTGCATTCCCCGCTGTGTTTTCTAGCCCTGCTTTGGCCTCTGCACTCCCTCCATGTCTCCTGTGCCCCCCTTGTGTCCTCTGCACTGCTCAGGTCCCCCAATGCCCCCTAACCATGACCCTccagctgtggggctgctctCCCCAGCCTAAGATCCACATCCCCCCTGATGTGCTGCAGGAGatcccccactgtcccaggtccCACTTTAGGGTGCAGTGGAGCAGGATTAGCTCCCGTGCCCCACTGGAGACCTCCAGAACAGGGTGCATTGGCCCCAACGTCCCTTGTCCCCAGGTGTCAGCCAGGCAGTGCCACCACCCCATGGGTTGCCCATGGCCACCCTGCGATGCTGCACCCCCAAAAGGCCACTGCACAgccagggatgtccccaaatCAGTGTGGGGTGGTGGCAAACATCCTGCACCCTGCCCCCCCACCACAATCCCACACCTCCCACCCCAGCAGGGGCTGTGGTGAAGGGAACCTCTTCCCACATCCCAGTTccaaaaaaacagggaaaaagttCCAAAAAAATTGGGAGAGGCCTGGGGAACTGGGACATGCTgcagggaactgggaactgggacacactggcagggactggaaTACACTGGGGGGAGGTCTTGGACATGGCAGAGGCAGACAGGGATATGCCTGGAGGGAACCAGGACACACTGGGGGGATCTGGTACCCAATGCGTGGGACTGGAACACACCGGGGAAACACTGGAACACagttggggggaggggacacaacaGGGGATCCAGGACGTGCTGGAGGTATCCAAGACACATTTAGAGTGTTGGAACACACGGAGGTCAAGCACAAGTGGGTCACAGGAGACATTGGGGAGTCAAGCACACACTGGGGGGCACCgggacactgtggggactgTGATActctgggagagactgggaccCACTGGAGACCCTCATCAGAGAATGAAACTGTAGGCGATCACCCCAAATTTCGGCACCAGAATGGGGGGGCTGACGTTCCCAAGGCAAGGGCAGCTAGGGGGGCTGTGGTGGGGAGCTCCCTGCCCCCGTCCGCTCcgttttggggggctggggggcttCTGGCagcccccttccctccctccctccgcgtcctccctccctttctctccctttcctgtAACTTAAGCTTTTGTTGTGAGCAGGAGACCCGGGCTGCCGTGAAAAGAGGGGGCCCCACCGCCTTTCACAGCGTAATTGAAACCATTGCGGCTCCTGGCCGAGGGGGAAGGGCAGGGGGGGCTCCAAAATCAAAGCCTGGGGGGGAAAGACGGGACACACGGTGCTGCCGACCCGCCCTCCGCACCAGCCTTCCCGGGCCGGACGTGCCGGCTGTCCcggcggggctggcgggggctCTCCCCGCTCCCGGGGACGGCGGAGACTCcgggggtgctgtggggtgagGCGATGAGATGGGAGCCAGGGCCGGCTTTCCCCGAtggggcacccaggggtgccgCCTTTGGGCCCTGCCGTGTGTCCCGGCACAGCCGGGATCGGTGGGCGCCCGGTGGTCCCGGGCGGGAGGCGGTGGAGCGAGGCTGGCACGGAGCCGGCGGCGGGGGCCGAGCCCGGAGCCCGGCCAGCGCTGCCTCCGGCCCATTCCCTCTCCCCGGCTGCAGTGGGAATGCGGGTGGCTGCACCGGCCGCAGCTCCTCTCGGCCCTGCGGCGGCAGGGTCTGCTTGGGTGACCCTCGCCGTGTCCCCCGGgcccacagggacagggacggaGGGGTGCAAGGATGTCTGCACAGCCACGTGGATCTTGGCTTCCCAAACACTTCGGATTTTGGCTTCTTTCCGGAGATAGAGAGGTTTCACTTCCAGAGGGGTTGCAGAGGCTGTCCCCGTGCTCCCTGTCCTCCTGGGTGCTGGTGGCTCAGGACAAGGGTCCTCAGAGCCTCCAGGGAGACAATGGGACATGGTCCCACCCAGAGTGGGTGCTGAGCCCTCCTGGAGAGGGCAAAACCCAGAGCAGACCCACGAGTCAGCCCTGAGAGGAACCCCTGGGTGGACTGGGGTTGTCAGGGGACATCCCAGGAAAGCAGCCAGTGGGGTCCTGCCTGCTCAGGGGTGTCCCCTCACAGGGACATTCAGGGTGGCCAGGGAATCCTGTTCATAGCACTTGTCCCTGTCACCAGGCTCCTAGCCCCAACCCCAGGCCATGCCAGGGGCATGAGGAGTGGTAGAAGGtgctgccccctccccaaaacttcacagaggggtttggggttgcTATCCTGTGTGGAGGGGACACTGTGAAGACAAGGACCAACTCTTGCACCCAGTGGGAGAGGGTGGGTGCTGGCCAGATTGGGCTTTAGTGGGAGTGTGGGGCCAAACCCAGCTCTTCCCCTCAGCTCCCCTTCATGtccttgcagagctgctcagggtgGGGGGCACCCAGGAATCCAAATCCTCCCACTGCTTCACTCTCACTTCATCCCAGTACAGGACTGGGGGATGCTGGTGGGCACCCAGTGTTGCCAgtcccctgctcccagcacccaaAGGTCCCCAAGGGGAGGCCCATGGGTACCACCATCTCCAAGAGTCTGGTGGCGCCTGTGTCCCCCATGGAGCAGGACATGGTGCCCATGCAGCCCATCTCCCTGGGATTCCTCCAGCACCATGAGGTGCCAGGGTGCCTGTGGGGTCCTCCCTGCACCCATCACAGCCAGGAATGGAGGACATAGCTGGCAACACCCGTGTCACCCCCAGCAGCACCCTAGCCCAGCCACAGGACAGAtaccctgggggtgacactgggggtggcATCATGTGTGACACAGGCCCTGTGCATGGCCCTGTGCTGGTGGCCAGCACCACTCTGAAGGGCAGTACTCTGAGggggcactggcagcaccaGTTTACAGTAAGTGTGTCTTAGGGATGGGCACAGAGGATGCCAAAGCAGAAGTAGGGAATGGAGGGGCTGTGGCAGGCGATGCCAGGCAGAACGGGGACCTCGGGGGTCCCCTAGGAGcacagaggaagggaagggcCCCCCGGCCCTGCCCTCGGCTTTGTTTCACACTTAAGAGCCTCTAATTAAAACCAGGCACAAAGGGCCTGGCTGGAGGCGGGCGCGAGGTGCCAGCAGAGGACGGGGGTCTGTCACCAAGGGAAC
This sequence is a window from Poecile atricapillus isolate bPoeAtr1 chromosome 27, bPoeAtr1.hap1, whole genome shotgun sequence. Protein-coding genes within it:
- the FZD2 gene encoding frizzled-2, which encodes MGPPGVLPALAWLLAGLSVPVPSRAQLHGEKGISIPDHGFCQPISIPLCTDIAYNQTIMPNLLGHTNQEDAGLEVHQFYPLVKVQCSLELKFFLCSMYAPVCTVLEQAIPPCRSICERARQGCEALMNKFGFQWPERLRCENFPRHGAEQICVGQNHSEDGGSPALLTSATPLAGQGTPGAPRYATLDHPFHCPRALKVPSYLNYKFLGEKDCAAPCEPTRPDGHMFFNEDEIRFARIWILIWSVLCCASTFFTVTTYLVDMQRFRYPERPIIFLSGCYTMVSVAYIAGFVLEERVVCNERFQEDGYRTVVQGTKKEGCTILFMMLYFFSMASSIWWVILSLTWFLAAGMKWGHEAIEANSQYFHLAAWAVPAVKTITILAMGQIDGDLLSGVCFVGLNNIDPLRGFVLAPLFVYLFIGTSFLLAGFVSLFRIRTIMKHGGTKTEKLERLMVRIGVFSVLYTVPATIVIACYFYEQAFREHWERSWISQNCKSLAIPCPLHFTPRMTPDFTVYMIKYLMTLIVGITSGFWIWSGKTLHSWRKFYTRLTNSKQGETTV